One region of Acomys russatus chromosome 8, mAcoRus1.1, whole genome shotgun sequence genomic DNA includes:
- the Col8a1 gene encoding collagen alpha-1(VIII) chain produces MAVPPGPLQLLGILIITSLISVRLTQAGAYYGIKPLPPQIPPQIPPQIPQYQPLGQQVPHMPLGKDGLSMGKEMPHMQYGKEYPHLPQYMKEIQPVPRMGKEVVPKKGKGEIPLASLRGEQGPRGEPGPRGPPGPPGLPGHGMPGIKGKPGPQGYPGIGKPGMPGMPGKPGAMGMPGAKGEIGPKGEIGPMGIPGPQGPPGPHGLPGIGKPGGPGLPGQPGAKGERGPKGPPGPPGPQGPKGEKGFGMPGLPGLKGPPGMHGPPGPVGLPGVGKPGVTGFPGPQGPLGKPGPPGEPGPQGLIGVPGVQGPPGVPGVGKPGQDGIPGQPGFPGGKGEQGLPGLPGPPGLPGVGKPGFPGPKGDRGIGGVPGPLGPRGEKGPVGAPGMGGPPGEPGLPGMPGPMGPPGAIGFPGPKGEGGVVGPQGPTGPKGEPGLQGFPGKPGFLGEVGPPGMRGLPGPIGPKGEAGHKGLPGLPGVPGLLGPKGEPGIPGDQGLQGPPGIPGIAGPSGPIGPPGIPGPKGEPGLPGPPGFPGVGKPGIAGLHGPPGKPGALGPQGQPGLPGPPGPPGPPGPPAVMPPTPPPQGEYLPDMGLGIDGVKPPHAYAGKKGKNGGPAYEMPAFTAELTAPFPPVGAPVKFDKMLYNGRQNYNPQTGIFTCEVPGVYYFAYHVHCKGGNVWVALFKNNEPIMYTYDEYKKGFLDQASGSAVLLLRPGDRVFLQMPSEQAAGLYAGQYVHSSFSGYLLYPM; encoded by the exons ATGGCTGTGCCACCCGGGCCTCTACAGCTGCTGGGAATACTGATCATCACTTCCCTGATCTCCGTCAGGCTCACTCAGGCTGGTGCCTATTATGGAATCAAGCCGCTGCCCCCTCAGATTCCTCCTCAGATACCACCACAAATTCCACAGTACCAGCCCTTGGGCCAGCAAGTACCTCACATGCCCTTGGGCAAAGATGGCCTTTCCATGGGCAAGGAGATGCCCCACATGCAGTATGGCAAAGAGTATCCACACTTACCCCAATATATGAAGGAAATCCAACCTGTGCCAAGAATGGGCAAGGAAGTGGTACCCAAGAAAGGCAAAG GAGAAATACCCTTAGCCAGTTTGCGAGGAGAACAAGGTCCCCGTGGAGAGCCCGGACCAAGAGGACCACCTGGCCCGCCAGGTCTGCCAGGTCACGGAATGCCTGGGATCAAGGGGAAACCCGGGCCCCAGGGATATCCAGGAATTGGAAAGCCGGGTATGCCAGGAATGCCTGGGAAGCCAGGAGCCATGGGAATGCCAGGGGCAAAAGGCGAAATTGGACCTAAAGGGGAAATCGGGCCTATGGGAATCCCAGGACCTCAAGGACCTCCAGGACCTCATGGACTTCCTGGCATCGGGAAACCGGGTGGGCCAGGGTTACCAGGGCAACCAGGAGCAAAAGGTGAGAGAGGGCCCAAAGGACCACCGGGGCCTCCTGGTCCTCAGGGCCCCAAAGGAGAGAAGGGCTTCGGGATGCCTGGCTTGCCAGGTCTGAAGGGTCCTCCCGGTATGCATGGCCCTCCTGGCCCAGTTGGGCTACCAGGAGTAGGAAAACCAGGAGTGACAGGCTTTCCTGGACCACAGGGTCCCCTGGGGAAGCCAGGGCCTCCAGGGGAACCTGGACCACAAGGCCTTATTGGTGTGCCTGGAGTTCAAGGACCTCCTGGGGTGCCGGGAGTAGGAAAGCCGGGACAGGATGGGATCCCTGGCCAACCAGGATTTCCAGGCGGTAAAGGGGAGCAAGGACTGCCAGGGTTGCCTGGTCCCCCAGGCCTCCCAGGGGTCGGAAAACCAGGCTTCCCAGGACCCAAAGGGGACCGGGGCATTGGGGGTGTTCCTGGACCTCTTGGGCCAAGAGGGGAAAAGGGACCAGTAGGTGCTCCTGGAATGGGGGGTCCCCCAGGAGAGCCAGGCCTACCTGGAATGCCGGGTCCCATGGGCCCTCCAGGTGCTATTGGTTTCCCTGGACCCAAAGGAGAAGGTGGGGTCGTAGGACCACAGGGTCCAACAGGTCCCAAGGGTGAGCCAGGCCTCCAAGGCTTCCCTGGGAAGCCAGGGTTTCTTGGTGAAGTAGGTCCCCCTGGCATGAGGGGTTTGCCGGGTCCTATAGGACCCAAGGGAGAAGCTGGTCACAAAGGGTTGCCAGGACTTCCTGGTGTTCCAGGACTGCTCGGACCCAAGGGAGAACCAGGCATACCCGGGGATCAAGGTCTCCAGGGACCCCCAGGTATTCCAGGAATTGCAGGACCAAGTGGCCCTATTGGACCACCTGGGATTCCAGGCCCCAAAGGAGAACCAGGCCTCCCAGGGCCCCCTGGGTTCCCTGGTGTAGGGAAGCCAGGAATAGCAGGTCTTCACGGTCCCCCGGGAAAACCTGGTGCCCTTggacctcaaggccagcctggccttcctgGGCCCCCAGGCCCTCCAGGGCCCCCGGGCCCCCCAGCTGTGATGCCTCCTACACCGCCACCCCAGGGAGAATATCTGCCAGATATGGGGCTAGGAATTGATGGAGTGAAACCTCCACATGCCTATGCCGGCAAGAAGGGCAAGAACGGAGGGCCGGCCTATGAGATGCCTGCGTTTACTGCCGAGCTGACCGCACCCTTCCCACCGGTGGGGGCCCCAGTGAAGTTTGACAAGATGCTCTACAACGGTAGACAGAATTACAATCCGCAGACTGGCATCTTCACCTGTGAAGTTCCGGGTGTCTACTACTTTGCTTACCATGTTCACTGCAAGGGGGGCAACGTGTGGGTTGCTCTCTTCAAGAACAACGAGCCCATCATGTACACATATGACGAGTACAAGAAGGGCTTTCTGGACCAGGCATCTGGGAGTGCGGTACTGCTGCTCCGGCCTGGAGACAGGGTGTTCCTCCAAATGCCCTCAGAACAGGCAGCCGGACTGTACGCCGGGCAATATGTCCACTCCTCCTTTTCAGGATATTTATTGTATCCCatgtaa